The nucleotide window TGTGAACAAATTATGAAATTCCAAACATAATTTTAAAGCATGAACATTcttaaaattttcaaaaattataaaaaatggaACTTTCATGAAATTCCAAGCAAAAAAattgaaaacatgaacatttttgaatttctgaaaaaaaataaaaagaataGAACATTCGAAGCAATATCTAACAAAAATTTGAAACCGCAAACATTTCTTGAAATTCTTGAACACTTTCTGAAACGAGAACATTTTTGCATTTTAGACAAAATTTTGCAACtacaattttttaaaaaaattgtgaaCAAAAAAGTGAAAATGGAACATTTCATGAAATATCTAACAAAAAATTGAAACCTCAATAATATTTTAAAATTCTTGAACATTTTTGCATTTCAGACCAAATTTTACAACTGCGAACATGTTTTGCAATTTCAGAAGTTTCTTCAAAATATGAACATTTTCAAAATTTGTGGACAAATTTCCAAATATgggaacattttttaaaattactgTATGTTTTTTGAAACTCAaccattttttgaatttgtgaacatattTTAAAAAGAGAACAAATATTTAAAATCTGTAAAAAAAATGAAACTCCAAAAAAATACAAAGTTCACAAATAACGCGAGCAAATTTTGAAACAACAAACAATTTTTTTGAATATGTGAACAATTTTAGAAACAGGAACATATTTTGAAAATTTCTGAACAAAAAGTTGAaaacgtgaacattttttgaatctgttaattttcttaaatatgtgaacaatttttggaaaacatgaacaatttttttgAAAATCATGAACAAATGTGGAAACTCCGAACAAATTTTGTACATTTTTTGAAAATGACGAAAGTTTTTTCTGAAACCTGAACAAGAAAATCCGAGCAAAGTTTTTTTATAAATTGCGATTTTtctaaaacaaaaataaaaggaagaaagaaaaaaaatatgaaaaatagaaaaatgcGGAAAAAAGAAACAGATAATAGTCGCCCTCTTGTATGTATAATACACCAGCGTTGTTAAGCTCAAGTGGCTAGAATCGTACCTCCACGAGAAGGAGGTCTGAGGTTCATTTTCTAGCTCTCTTTGTTTTTTAGGAGGAATTTTTCTCTAGGAAACACCGTCATAGGCCAGCCCACGAACGATCGATGGGTGTGTCACAGGTTAACACTTTGCCGCAGAATGTGACAAATAGGATTTTCTGCTACCAACGGCCTGGACCACGTCCAGCCGTGCGTGCATCGTCCAGCCCTACCTGGGCTGGGCCTTCGATGGGCCACGCATCTGTGGACCACTCGTGTGACGCACATGCTGCGCTACTTGGATCAAGCGACTCCTTTCACAAATCCGTGTGCGGCCGCTACTTCCGATCTCGCCGAGTGCTTGACTATAACACGCCGTCGCCAGCATTTTTACTCATTGACTTTCGCTCTTTCGATTGCTATTCAAAAAACCGCCAACTCCTCCGATCTGTCCATGTCTGCACACATCACTCTACGGCGACCGCTTCATACGAACGATATTGATCCATGCCAAGCACTTTTATCCTCTAGATCAACTCCTTCACGGCCTTCGAACAatctagctctgataccacttgttagattTAATTCGATGCGTTCCGTCAATCATCTGAGGACCAAGCAATTACATGCGGCACGACACCGAGTTTTGTTAACAATATTCACCGATATGACTACATCCTCGGggcctgactacgggcgctcctccccgtgacaccgtcacaGTACCGCACCCCGACCGATCAGGCGTCGGCTTCCCCTTGCGCGCATGTGCTATTATATTGTCATATGTTATATCGTGTGTCTACCCGTCCTCCCCCTCCCCCGGCATTATATATGAGAGGTGAGAGGCCTAACCAGTGGCGGAgacaaggggggggggggggcgagcaGGGGCCTGGCCCCCCCTAACGATGGAAGGAACGCTTAATAGGTAGTGATTAATTAGCGAAAACTCGTATAATTGCACGTACTCGGCCCCTCCCATCACAAGCGTAAAATGAGAAAAGAAGAAAAAGCCCATGAGACAGCCCACGATTGGACAGATGGCTTCCAGGCCCTTGCGTAATTAGCCTCTTCTATGTGATTAGCGTTGCGCCGCTGCCGCTCCTAACCCTACGCTCCAACTGCCGCCTCCGCTCCCCCCTCGCCCTTGCTACCGCCGCTCCTCACTGCCTCTGTGATTAGATTGAAACCGCATGTGTGCCGCGATGGGACGAAGAGCTATGCCTCAGGCTGCCGTACGCAATTCTTCAGTCCGGAAGGAATTACCCAAGGTTAGCAATAGCATTGGAGATTACTGTATTGATCTCTCTCAATTCTTCTGTTGTGATGCTAATGGATTTTAGTTCTTATGCGTTTCGAAATTATAAATCAGATTTTAGTTCTTGTACATGTTGAAATTATACATCAGATTTTAGTTCTTGATGTGTCAAAATTATACATCAGATTTGGTTCTTTTGTTTGTGTTGTGTGGCTATTTTTGAAACTTGCGCTCGGGGCCTTGGGCAGTTGTGAGTATATATCAGAAAGCGCTCTCAAACACTCTAAAGCTTGGTTACTTTTTTAAGAGTCGTCAAATAGGAGACGATTTCTTTGGTATTGTATGAAAATCTACGTTGGAAAAAAATTACTAATTAAGTTCGCTTTGGATGAAATTGTTAACTTTTTTCATCTTATTGATAATGATAGAGCCAAATTTAAACTAATACAAATGTTTACATGTTTTTATGGCCTCAAAGTGACATATTATTATAGTATTATGGTAGCTATTTTTTCGCTCTAGATAATTCTTTTATCAACTCAACTTGGCCTCCCCCCTATATCaaaatcctggctccgcccctgggCCTAGCATACATCCTACTAGGACATGACTTCATGCCCTGTAAACACAATACAATTCAAAGTCCAAACCTACATTGTACACAATATTTGATGCAACTCTAACACTTCTCTCTCTCCGCACATGCATGATCACCTTTTCCTCTCTCTCCTTCCAACCGGACATCACACCACAATATTCCACCACATGTATGGTCCCTACATATTATTTCTTTTCAAACCGAATACTCTAAAGCTTGGTTACTTTTTTAAGAGTCGTCAAATAGGAGACGATTTCTTCGGTATTGTATGAAAATCTACGTTGGAAAAAAAATTACTAGTTAAGTTCGCTTTGGATGAAATTGTTAACTTTTTTCATCTTATTGATAATGATAGAGCCAAATTTAAACTAATACAAATGTTTACATGTTTTTATGGCCTCAAAGTGACATATTATTATAGTATTATGGTAGCTATTTTTTCGCTCTAGATAATTCTTTTATCAACTCAACTTGGCCTCCCCCCTATATCaaaatcctggctccgcccctgggCCTAGCATACATCCTACTAGGACATGACTTCATGCCCTGTAAACACAATACAATTCAAAGTCCAAACCTACATTGTACACAATATTTGATGCAACTCTAACACTTCTCTCTCTCCGCACATGCATGATCACCTTTTCCTCTCTCTCCTTCCAACCGGACATCACACCACAATATTCCACCACATGTATGGTCCCTACATATTATTTCTTTTCAAACCGAATACTCTAAAGCTTGGTTACTTTTTTAAGAGTCGTCAAATAGGAGACGATTTCTTCGGTATTGTATGAAAATCTACGTTGGAAAAAAAATTACTAGTTAAGTTCGCTTTGGATGAAATTGTTAACTTTTTTCATCTTATTGATAATGATAGAGCCAAATTTAAACTAATACAAATGTTTACATGTTTTTATGGCCTCAAAGTGACATATTATTATAGTATTATGGTAGCTATTTTTTCGCTCTAGATAATTCTTTTATCAACTCAacttgcccccccccccctatatcaaaatcctggctccgcccctgggCCTAGCATACATCCTACTAGGACATGACTTCATACCctgtaaacacaatacaactcaaAGTCCAAACCTACATTGTACACAATATTCGATGCAACTCTAACACTTCTCTCTCTCCGCATATGCATGATCACCTTTCCTCTCTCTCCTTCCAACCGGACATCACACTACAATATTCCACCACATGTATGGTCCCTACATATTATTTTTTTCCAAACCGAATACTTTATGATTAGCATTGAAAGACTCACTTTGATATCATGCCCATGAACCACATCCGGACATACAAACAGACATCTATACGGGTCGACGTTGGAAATGCCCATAGGTCACAAATCGTACTGATAGATAGCTCCTCTATGGATCTTTTCAGTTGGGTGGCGGATGGGTACTGGCTGCCAGTACGGATCAAATCAATCAGTACAGTCACTTAACTGCAGTACTATCCTACTGTAGTACTCCGCCGTGTTTTGCTTTGATTGAATCAGAACTTTAAGACTACTGTAGTACTTCCACTTGTATTCCTGTTTCGCTTTGGTTGAGTCAGAACCGTAATCAAACTTCGTTCCTACTCAGACGTGATATCACCTGTCGATCGTTCCTCCATTTAAATCGATCACTGAATTATGTACGTCCGTGTCAAAACTCTGCCCCCGTGTGTTTCCTGCGTTAATGCTGCGGCGCAAGCACCATTAATTCAGATGTGCAAGTGTATGGTCGGCCTGGACCCTGAAGATGGAATTATATGGCAGATAGATAGGGCCAGTTTAATGGGAAGTTGGGAACACACGGTGTCCAGGCTTCGGCCTGGCATCTTGAAACCTAAAACCAACTGAGTGCAACGTATATTTATTGATTGACCGAGATGCGCGGGCATGCATTCGTCACTCGCTAGCGGAGTACAGTCGCAAATACAGTAACTCGTGTTCATTCTATATAAGCACTTTTACAGTCTATCATCAGACCTTTTTTGGTAACGGCTTGCTATATATATACCCTCAGTCGGTATAGATCACAAAACCGAATAAGAACCACATGTCCAAATAAATAATAATCAGAATCAAAGCAAAAGAAAAACAAATTATAAATTTAAAAGAATAATCATACCCTAAATATAGGGATTTGTGTAGCTCCTGGAACTTTCTGTGTCAATAGGTCCATCCACTTAATCCATGATACTGCTCGTAGTCTTCTTGATGAGGTCCCAGGCACTTCTTATATGTCTCTCCTCCTGCAGTGACGACCCAACGGCAAACCGAAGAACGAACTTGTCACCAACCACCGTGTGTGCAAGATAAGCCTTCCCAGTCTTGTTCAGATTATCCATTAGCACACGGTTGGCCTCATCGGCATCCTCCTCCGTCATGGCTCCACTTGCCTTGATTCTAAAGCACACAAGAGCAAAGTTCCTCGGTACGACCACCTCGAACCTCTCGTCGGCACGGACGAAATCTTCAAACATCTTGGCCATGGCGACATCACTACGGATGTGCTCTTGGAGCTTTGCGGTACCATAGGTTCGCATGACCATCCAAAGCTTGAGCCCACGAAAGCGCCGACCAACGCCGACTTGCATGTCCTTAAGATCAGTGACCTCGCCGGATTCAGTAGCGTCGTTCTTGAGGTACTCTGGGTTGGTCTCCAACGAGTCGCTTAGTCGGTGAGCATCACGGACATAGAGACATGTGCAATCGAGACACGTGAGAAGCCATTTGTGTGGGCTCATGCTAATGGAGTCCACACGCTCAACGCCGTCGAGATGGTGGCGGAACTCCGGACAGATACACGCGCTGCCAGCATAGGCAGCATCGACGTGGACCCACACATTGAACATGGCGGCAACGTCGGCAATGGCTCCCACTGGGTCGACGGCGTTGGAAGATGTGGTGCCTACTGTGGCGCAGACATATGTTGGCACGAGACCAGCATTGGCATCAGCTTGCATTACCTCAAGAAGCTTGGCCGGATCGAGCCCGTAGTTAGTTTCCGGCCCGGTGGGGATGGAGCGGATATTGGCAGGGTCGAAGCCTGCGAGGCGGCATGCCTTGAAGAACGTGGAGTGGGTCTGGTCGGCAGCGTACACAACTAAGCGTGTGATGTTGGACACGCCGACAGAGCCGCTCCGACGCAGTGCTGCATCACGGGCGGCGACTAGCGTGACAAGCATTGCCTCGCTCGTTGTTCCAAGGATGACACCACCACCGGTTCCACGGCTAGTGCTCGTGCGGTTCATGAAGGTGGTGGGTAGGCGCAGGAGTTGCGCAAGCCAGTCGAGAGCAAGAACCTCCATCTCAGTGGCTGCAGGCGAGGCCTGCCACGTGAACCCGACGGTGTTCATGGCAGAGGCGATGAGGTCCCCAGCGATGGCAGCGGCGCTGTTGGTGGAGGGGAAGAAGGCGAAGAAGTTGGGGCTAGCCCAGTGTGTCATGCCGGGGACGACGGAGGTCCTGAGCTCCTTCATGGTGACATCGAACGACGCAGAGTAAGTCGGCGGGGATGCGCTGAGCTCGTCTTGCAGGTATCCCGGCTTCACGCTAGGAAGAACCGGCATGGACTCGATGTTGGTGTAGTAGTCGGAGATGAAGTCCACGGCCTTGTGGAGGTATGCGCGAACATCTTCGGGGTTGAGCGGCTCAAACGCGGCCTTGTCGCTGGGCAAGGCGGAGAAGGACATAGGGTTGGTGTCCAAGCTGCCCATTTTTGTAGGAGGTGTGAGGCTTGGCTTAATGAAGTGGAGCTAGCTAGCTCGATTTGCTGCCGGAGAGCAAGAAGAATCAGAGGAGGGCTAGTAGTAGATTAGCTAGCTTGCTTTGCTGCTTGGTTTAGTGAATTGGAGTTCGTTGCTGGTGCGGGGTATATATAGGTGGATGCGGCCATGCCGGAAGCGGCGTGGCGGTTTGGGCGTTGCATGAGTCGTGAGTCCTGGTCGCGCGCGCTTACGTACACGCTTCTAGGAAAGTGCATGGGTAGGTACAGAtccgagctcgagctcgagcgtGCGCGACACAAAGGTAGATGGTCAACTCGTCCGTTCAATTCGGATACCGATGCAACACCACCCAGTCGCACCCGTTATGGTGCGTGCGTTAATTGGCCACCATCTGGCTGCTTAAGCTATATAGTATaatatattttttgtatttttgcgGAGGGCTATACATGCATGGATCGTTTTCGTAAATGAAAAATAAAATCGATTTCTTGTTCAAAATAGATAAAAAGAGATCTATCTCGATGCTACACTTACTCAGGGATGGTTTGTTACAGTGAAAATGCTAGAGCTACGGAGAAATCAGGGGGAACAGTTTGAACCAGAATGGGCCGCGCGCTTTGCCGCACCATTCTTCGGTCGTGAGTTACGTTTTCTTTGTTTATTTTGTACACGGTCTATTACGGTCGGTTGGCTCGCTGTGCGTCAATTATCTTACAATAGTATTGCCGATTATGTTTTAACATCTTCGTAAGAATAAGAATATATGCGGacaaaaatccataaataattGTTGCGTGTGAGCTTCGTCTCTGTATAACTGAGGTCACATTCTTGACCATTGTGTATTGCATGGAAAATTGATAAATGGAAGAACATGATTAGTAAACTTATagtaatactccctccattccacaatgtagtgcttcctctatccccgtgcggcaggagcaaaaattatatcagtgaattcgtattcaaaagaagtttttaattatgtaactttttctcccgccgcagtcAGTCTTGTtcgttaaatttatggtcaaagttcgACCTCGGGAAGCGCGGACGCACTATATTttagaatggagggagtagtttcAGTTTTGTTGGGCTCTTGCTAAAAAAAAGTTCCAGTTTCGTTGGAGTAACAGGATGACAATTGTTAGCTCTATGAATGATTGCTCGGTTCACCCTGTAAGTTTTTTCATTAACGATTTCCTTCCCTCTCGTTAGGGTTTAGGGTTTTTCTCCGAGGCGATCTGTCGTCGTCTGGAGTTTTGGCCGTCCCTGCCGCCGCCGATAAACCTCCCCTGCCCGCCTTCGCCGCTCCTCCCACGCTCATCGGTGGGGGACGAGGCTGGCTTGTGGGAGCGGGGCGCTCCTAGGGTTCCCCTGGTTCCAACCCGATCTGATATCCATCGGGTGAGACTACGACATGGCTTCTGACGAAAACCCTAGCGCTGCCGGGGTTAGCGACGTAGAGAAGATGATGCAAGATCTTGGGCTCAAGGAAGAGGATCTGGATGATGTAGTTTTCGACGAGGCCGACATCCCTGAAGATGCAGCTCGCTGGGTTGCTATCGCGAAGGTGAACTCAGTCAAAACATACAGCCAGAAGTGGTTTTTTTTGCAATATGAGATCTGCTTGGGACCTTGCCCAGGAGGTCAAATTCAGGCCATTGGAAGATAACTTGCACACCATCCAATTTTCTTGCTTGGGTGATTGGGAGAGGGTGATGCAAGAAGGGCCATGGCACTTCAGGGGAGATGCTATCATTATCAAACCATATGATGGGGTGACGAAACCGACCACTATCAAGCTGGACACAATTGATATCTGGATCCAGATTCATGACGTCCCCGATTTGTTTGCTCACCTCATTGAACCGCTTGTTGGCAGGGAGGGAGAAGTCTTGTTTGCTGAACCTCCTTCATAGGATTTTGCTGGAATTTCCATCGTGTTTGGGTTAGAATAGATGTGACAAAGCCTTTGAAGAATGTTGTATCAATGGTAAGGGGAGGGAAGCGTCAGATTTATCAGGTTAAATATGAGAAGTTGCCCGATTGGTGTGCAATTTGTGGGATGCTGGGTCATCTCTTCAAAGAACACGGGTCGGGTGTGCATCCACCTTCTGCCTTAGTCATCAAAGACCTGAGGGCGGGCTGGTACATGAGAACTGGTAGAGGGCCTGGTGGTGGCCGGGGCCGCCGTGGTGGTCACAGAGGAGGACACATGGGTGGTAGAGGCCAGCACCCAGGTAATAACTGATTTGATGGGGATGGTCGGGAGAGTCAGACACATGAGAAAGATCAGTCAGAACCGGCTCAAGATACAGACATGGAGGAGGCCTCTCGTAAGAGGGCAAGTGGTACAGGGCATGACAGCAACGTTTCAGCTTCCATTCATGGTTCTGGCGTGGGACCCGATCAGCTCGCCTTAGTGCCTCTGGGGAGCAGCTTAGTGATCAGTCCACCCCCAAAAAGAGATCCCAAGCGTACAAGATTGGTGACCCCGGGTCAGGAAGGTTTCAACATATCTGTTAAGAAGTTGGCGGAATCCCTAGAGGAGGACCACCGGGCCCAATGAGTGCCTTTTGTTGGAACCGTCGCGGAGCGGGTTAACCTGCAACAGTTCGAGAAATTTGCGAGTTCGCGATGAATTTTACCCCTAACGTGCTATGTATTGTTGAAACACAGATAAGTGGAGCACGTGTAGAAGCTTTAGCTGGAACTTTAGGTTTTGATAATTCATATGCAATAAACATTCAAGGAAGAAGTGGAGGATTGGGTATGTTTTGGAATAACAATTGTAATGTTGAAATTTTGAGAGACTCTGCGTACCACATTGATGCTAGGGTCACAGAGACGGGTCAGGACCCTTGGCGCATCACATGCGTGTATGGGGAGGCCCAGACACATCTAAGGCACCAAACCTGGGATGTCCTCAAGGGAATCAGCACCATGAGAGATTTACCTTGGCTTTGTTTTGGCGACTTCAATGAAGTGCTACTTCCGGAGGAGCACGATGGAGTAGCGGACAGAAGTAACGCGCAGATACAAGCCTTCCGCGATGCAGCTGATGTGTGCATGCTCATGGATCTTGGCTACCAGGGGTGGCCCTGGACTTTTGAAAAGAAGGTCACAGGAGGGAACTTTTGTAGGGTTCAAACTTTTGTAGGGTTCGTCTTGACAGGGCCTTGGCTTCGGCTAGCTGGACAACTCGTTTTCCACTAGCTACACTATATCACTTAGATGGAGCTACATCAG belongs to Triticum urartu cultivar G1812 chromosome 7, Tu2.1, whole genome shotgun sequence and includes:
- the LOC125521192 gene encoding tryptophan decarboxylase 1-like, with the protein product MGSLDTNPMSFSALPSDKAAFEPLNPEDVRAYLHKAVDFISDYYTNIESMPVLPSVKPGYLQDELSASPPTYSASFDVTMKELRTSVVPGMTHWASPNFFAFFPSTNSAAAIAGDLIASAMNTVGFTWQASPAATEMEVLALDWLAQLLRLPTTFMNRTSTSRGTGGGVILGTTSEAMLVTLVAARDAALRRSGSVGVSNITRLVVYAADQTHSTFFKACRLAGFDPANIRSIPTGPETNYGLDPAKLLEVMQADANAGLVPTYVCATVGTTSSNAVDPVGAIADVAAMFNVWVHVDAAYAGSACICPEFRHHLDGVERVDSISMSPHKWLLTCLDCTCLYVRDAHRLSDSLETNPEYLKNDATESGEVTDLKDMQVGVGRRFRGLKLWMVMRTYGTAKLQEHIRSDVAMAKMFEDFVRADERFEVVVPRNFALVCFRIKASGAMTEEDADEANRVLMDNLNKTGKAYLAHTVVGDKFVLRFAVGSSLQEERHIRSAWDLIKKTTSSIMD